In Campylobacter vicugnae, a genomic segment contains:
- the argB gene encoding acetylglutamate kinase, whose protein sequence is MLKSSRTAEVILSALPYIQKFRDEVFVIKYGGAAQIDEKLKNDFARDIVLLQIVGIKVVLVHGGGKTINSFLDKLDIKSEFVDGLRVTDADTMKVVEMALSGLVNKEITSMLNKHGARAIGISGKDDNMLKAKVMSDGRYGFVGDITSVDDKLICSLLDDGLIPVIAPIAVGNEYESYNINADLCASAIASKLKASKVIFLSDIRGVLDKDSNLIGKLDKESIDKLKKDGTISGGMIPKVDACLECIQNGVGAAHIIDGKIPHSLLLEIFTDEGIGSIIK, encoded by the coding sequence ATGCTAAAAAGCAGTAGAACAGCTGAGGTGATTCTTAGTGCTTTGCCATATATCCAAAAATTTAGAGATGAAGTTTTTGTTATCAAATATGGTGGCGCAGCTCAAATAGATGAAAAACTCAAAAATGACTTTGCTAGAGATATTGTACTTTTACAAATTGTCGGTATAAAAGTAGTCCTAGTCCATGGTGGCGGCAAGACTATCAACTCATTTTTAGATAAACTTGATATCAAAAGCGAATTTGTAGATGGTCTTAGAGTAACCGATGCTGATACTATGAAAGTAGTAGAGATGGCATTAAGCGGATTAGTAAATAAAGAGATTACTAGTATGCTAAATAAGCATGGTGCAAGAGCTATAGGAATAAGCGGCAAAGATGACAATATGCTAAAAGCTAAAGTAATGAGCGATGGAAGATATGGCTTTGTAGGCGATATTACTAGTGTAGATGATAAGCTAATTTGTTCGCTTTTAGATGATGGATTAATCCCAGTAATTGCACCAATTGCTGTTGGAAATGAATATGAATCATATAATATAAACGCGGATTTATGTGCTAGTGCGATCGCAAGCAAGCTAAAAGCTAGCAAGGTAATATTTTTAAGCGACATTAGAGGCGTTTTAGATAAAGACTCAAATTTAATAGGAAAACTTGATAAAGAAAGTATTGACAAACTTAAAAAAGATGGCACTATAAGTGGAGGAATGATACCAAAGGTAGATGCTTGTTTAGAGTGTATCCAAAATGGCGTAGGCGCAGCTCACATAATAGATGGCAAAATTCCACACTCATTATTATTAGAAATTTTTACAGATGAAGGTATAGGGAGTATAATCAAATGA